CTGCTGGATGCCAGCGGTCAGAATTTAAAAAAGATCGCCCTGCGGCGCAGTTACGATACCAAGCGCTACGTCGGTTACATCACAGGCGATCAGTACTTCCTCAATCTCTTCAATGACAGGTCCCTGGAAGACCTCGCCACTCTGGATTTTGAAGAGGCCCGGATTGAAGGGGTCTCCGGTGCGACCGAGACGAGCTGGTCCATGGCGGAAGGCCTGAAACGCCGCGCCGAAACCCTCCTGCAGCAGCAGCCCGCCGGCTGGTTGCGCAAAGTCACCTGGCGCTGGCAGGACTGGGGCCACCTGGCCATCTTGGCCTCCGCCTTCATCATGGCTTTCACCCGCCTGCGTGGCCGCGCCTGGCTGCGCCATACGCACCACGCCCTGCTCGTTTTATACGCCGGGTTCATCGCCGGGGAGCTGCTGTCCCAGGGCCTCCTGGCCGGCTGGGCCGCCCATGGCACGCCCTGGCGCAGCGCCCCCGGTTTGCTCCTGCTCGCCGCTGTCGCATTGTTAGGCCCCGTACTCACCAGCAAACAGCTCTATTGCCATCACATCTGCCCGCATGGGGCCTTGCAGCAGCTCCTGGCCCGCCGCCTGCGCTGGCAGTGGCGCGTCCCGGCCTGGCTGGACAAGTCACTTTCCCAGCTCCCCTTCCTGCTGCTCGCCTTCGTTTTCCTCACCGTCATACTGGGTCTGCGGGTGGACCTGAACGACCTGGAGCCTTTTGATGCTTACGTCTTCCGCGTCGCCGGTCTGGCCAGCATCATCATCGCCGTTACCGGGGTCATCGCCTCCCTCTTCACCCCCCTGGCCTACTGCAAATACGGCTGCCCCACCGGTGCTCTGTTTAAACTCATCCGCTTCACTGGCGATGCCGACCGCCTCGGCAC
This portion of the Prosthecobacter sp. SYSU 5D2 genome encodes:
- a CDS encoding 4Fe-4S binding protein, which translates into the protein MSLPFHRHLLIRLFRLVLLVAAVLVIREAVQERAAEETAAALQPERLRDFFPDIQSLGPALATSGWRPVLGTDEKLLGYITTTAPESDKIIGYSGPTNSLLVFSPQGVLTGIRVLKSHDTSDHLAEVIADRKFFNQFKDQKPGEPLKAPLHTVSGATLTSAAIAQGILQKLGQSTGTSLRFPDEITLAEVQTLLPAAASLKTAPQYPGGFEVLDADQKRIAIAVRTSPVTDTLIGYKGPTDTLMLLDASGQNLKKIALRRSYDTKRYVGYITGDQYFLNLFNDRSLEDLATLDFEEARIEGVSGATETSWSMAEGLKRRAETLLQQQPAGWLRKVTWRWQDWGHLAILASAFIMAFTRLRGRAWLRHTHHALLVLYAGFIAGELLSQGLLAGWAAHGTPWRSAPGLLLLAAVALLGPVLTSKQLYCHHICPHGALQQLLARRLRWQWRVPAWLDKSLSQLPFLLLAFVFLTVILGLRVDLNDLEPFDAYVFRVAGLASIIIAVTGVIASLFTPLAYCKYGCPTGALFKLIRFTGDADRLGTRDWLAAALIAASSLI